The Oncorhynchus nerka isolate Pitt River linkage group LG12, Oner_Uvic_2.0, whole genome shotgun sequence genome includes a region encoding these proteins:
- the LOC115138648 gene encoding ovarian cancer G-protein coupled receptor 1-like has protein sequence MSGMTMNMFKVESDYINCTISHEIHQYLFSGAYILVLLIGLPTNAFSLYHAWLQLRAKNELGVYLLNLTMSDLLYLASLPLWLQYIFQGDDWSQTEWLCQLCGFLLYENIYISIGFLCCISIDRYLAVVYPFHFTAFRSMRAATLASAFIWLKEIAVGVVFFRHKELSTDRTNQSVCFEHYPMQPWEYPINYYRFSVGFLFPLGILSVSYFRVLRAVRKSTGTQSAQKTRIKNLVTSTIVIFLVCFSPYHVFLLLRTVFERDCPFIISIFNYYHFSLLLTSFNCVADPALYCFVSESAQQGIQQAQEACTQALCCSCHRGQHSPVTATTTGTDSNEVVTSNEKGTTTVTPLTQNQMI, from the coding sequence ATGTCTGGCATGACGATGAACATGTTTAAGGTTGAGTCGGACTACATTAACTGCACCATCAGCCATGAGATCCACCAGTACCTGTTCTCTGGAGCCTACATCCTGGTCCTTCTGATCGGCTTGCCCACCAACGCCTTCTCCCTCTACCACGCCTGGCTGCAGCTGAGAGCCAAGAACGAGCTGGGGGTCTACCTGCTCAACCTGACCATGTCGGACCTCCTCTACCTGGCCTCGTTGCCTCTCTGGCTGCAATACATCTTCCAGGGAGATGACTGGAGCCAAACGGAGTGGCTGTGCCAACTGTGTGGCTTCCTGCTCTATGAAAACATCTATATTAGTATAGGGTTCTTATGTTGTATCTCTATAGACCGTTACCTGGCCGTGGTGTACCCGTTCCACTTCACAGCATTCCGGAGCATGCGGGCAGCTACATTGGCCAGCGCGTTCATCTGGCTGAAAGAGATTGCCGTGGGCGTGGTCTTTTTCAGACACAAGGAACTAAGCACTGACCGCACCAACCAATCGGTTTGCTTTGAGCACTACCCCATGCAACCATGGGAGTATCCAATTAACTACTACCGTTTCTCCGTTGGTTTCCTGTTCCCCCTGGGCATCCTTTCCGTGTCGTATTTCAGAGTCCTACGGGCAGTCAGGAAGAGCACTGGCACTCAGAGCGCCCAGAAGACCCGCATCAAGAACCTGGTGACCAGCACCATTGTCATATTCCTGGTATGTTTCTCTCCGTACCACGTGTTCCTGCTGCTGCGTACAGTCTTTGAGAGGGACTGCCCCTTCATCATCAGTATCTTCAACTACTATCACTTCTCCCTGCTGCTCACCAGCTTCAACTGTGTGGCTGACCCGGCGCTGTACTGCTTCGTCAGTGAGAGCGCCCAGCAGGGGATCCAGcaggcccaggaggcctgtaccCAGGCCCTCTGCTGCAGCTGCCACAGGGGACAGCATAGCCCTGTTACCGCCACCACCACAGGGACAGACTCCAACGAGGTGGTCACCTCCAACGAGAAGGGGACAACAACCGTCACACCGCTGACACAGAACCAGATGATCTAG